The Patescibacteria group bacterium genome segment AATCACGCGGGTCAACGGGTACGGTACGCAACACTACCTGAGTACCGGTAGAAAGCGTGTAGAGTCGCTGGGCGAAAAAACCACCGATCACTGCGAGTTGCAAAGCGACAAAGACGATAAAGAGTAAAAGTTTTTTGTTGCTCATAGTGCAGGACTGCTATTCATTTTTGTGATAAGTGATCTGCGAAAGCGTTCAAGGGCTACCGCCAGAACCAAGAGGAGCAAGCCACCCGCGATAAAGGCAAGAGAAGTCGGGATCTCGAGCGCGAAGAAATCAATATAGCGCGAGATAACATGTACCAAGAAAAAGAGAAGGCCGAGATTTACAAAAAGTCTGCGGCGCTCAAAATATCCGAGAATGATCAACATAATATTGAACGCGAGAAGCACCGCATTCCACGGCAACACATAGGGATGAAAGTAAGTGTCACCATATCCAAACCCACCCATGAGCGCCTGCCGAGCAGACTGGCCAGCATCTATAGGGAAAAGAGCGAATACCAAACCAAACACAGCAAAAACCGCGAGCAACCCGCCCTCACGAAGAGTAAGACGACGCTCCTCTGGCGTACCATGCATCATAAAGAATGCCGCAAGCAAAACCCCCGTCAGCACCACCAGCCCCCAAAAAACATAGAGCGCAACGCCAGTAAGAGCAAAGGGTTTATCCCACAAAAAGAGCATAGTATTCCAACTTAAGATATAGGTTGGCACCGCAAACGCCGCACCGCCCAAAAAGCGCGTAGTAAAACTGAAATCTTCTCCGTTTGGCAACGCACGCATAAGACGCCCTGCGAGCATAAGTACGATGCCTAAAAAGAAATAATTGAGCATGACCTGTACGACGACAGCCTCATTGAGATTTTCGATATTCCAATGCCACGCGGCATTGGCAACACCGAACCACCCTAAAAACGCGAGGAGTGCAAATACATATGCGACACGAAAACGGAAATACACGATAACTGGCAAAACGATGACAGCCAGTAAAAGTATGAAAAGATAATTGGGAATCGGCTGCGTATTATTGAAAAAGCCTACATCAAAGAAACTGCGTGAAAGCGACCATATGGCAAATACTACCGTTGAGAGCACCATGAGCCATTCGTCAGCAAGGAGAAGTACGAGTGGCAAAAGTCCCCCGGCCCACATCAAAAAGAGAGTTGCTGGATTGGCATTGGTATGAAAGAGCTGCGCTACCAAAAAGAGGCCTGTGCCATACAGAATGCCGCCGATAAGAATAACTGCTTGTCCAATCTTTGCGTAGTCTTTGATGTACTTGAGCCAATAGCCAACACCGTACGCAAACGCCGTGGACGCAAGGATAATAGCTATCTTCCCTACGACTGGAATCTCCTGCCAGTTTGAAGCAAAAAACAAAAGCGCGCCGAGACCGATAAGTACGGCGCCCAAAATAGCGATAACCGTCACTACGCGGTTGCCTGCACGCGCCTGCAACGCCTCCTCGGCATTGATACCCTCTGCCTGCAAAATGCGGCGAGCCGTGCGGAGCGAGATGACCCCCCGCTCGACCCACGATTCTACTTTTTGAGAAAGTTCATTCATGGAATACACCCACTATACCACGCCGCTCAATTTTACCAAATGATGAACAAGACCAGGAAACTCGAGTCCTGCATGACGCGCCGCGCGTGGGAAGAGCGACTCTGTGGTAAGCCCGGGCAAGGTGTTTACTTCGAGTACATAGAGTTCGGGGGCGCGGCGCGTATACTCAGGCGTTTTGATGATCATATCAGTACGCGAATAGTGACGAAGACCAAGCGCATGATGTGCTACGAGCGCCGTCTCTTGGATCTTTTTCAACATCGCACCGTAAAACTCTGCAGGGCAGATTTCTTGTGTCTTACCATTGTATTTTACCTGATAGTTAAAAAATGGAGCGTCTGCCGGAGGTATGATCTCGATTGGTGCGAGCGCGGCATGCGCCTTTCCACCAAAATTTTCAAGCACGCCGCAAGTAATCTCTCTACCTGGTATAAATTCTTGTACGATCAAATGCGTATCGACAGCAAGCGCCTTTGCAAATGCCTCGGGTAACCCGTCGCGCGTCTGTACTTTTGACACGCCTACCGATGACCCGCGCGATCGCGGCTTTACGATCCATGGTGGCGCACCAAACGCGAGTACCGCGCGTGGATCAAGGCTGTCTTTACTCATCACCATGCTTTTCGGTATACGAAGCCCTGCTTTTGCCAAAATATCATGCGCCATGGCTTTATTCATGGCTATAGCTGACGCAAGCCCGCACGCTCCCGTATACGGTATATGCGCGCGTTCGAGAATATGCTGAACATGACCATCTTCCCCATATTCACCATGCAGTGCATTGAATACGCCATCGACGCGTAGGAGCGCTTCGATGGGACTGAGCCATTGGCGCTGACCCCCAAAGAGCCACTCGCCCGTGCGCGTGATAAAAATAGGCACTGCTTCATACGCACCTTCGAGCGCGCGAATCACATTGAGCCCCGAGAGTACCGAGACATCATGCTCGACAGACGGCCCACCTAACAGCACACCAATGCGTTTCATTAGAGTGCGGGGCCTATATCGTAGAGCGTATTTGCAGGATTGGCGTCTCGTTTGAGAATGGGATTTTTCTTGTCTTCAATATCTGCAGACAAAAGATATCCTTTGGCGCTTCGCGTATAACGGTATTGTTTTTTGGTGAGCGGATCGGCAGGTAATGTCGCCATATATTCGGAAACAAGTTCGGAAAGTTTTACCGGATACGATCCTTCGCGTTTTTTATAAAGTTCAAGCGCGGTACGCATGCGTGAGAGATCAGAGAGACGACGCGCGTCTCTGGCATCAGCATTGTCGCTGGCGAAACCTTGGCGCGCATAGGCAAAAAGATTCTCGAGCAATTTCCGTACATCATAATGATCAGCGGGCGCCGCGATACTAATTGGCTTATCAATATCTGAAAGTTCAGTCGTGAGATTAAACTCAATGACCCCCTCTTTACCAACTTCTTCGGGCAAGGAGCTTGTGGCACTAACCACAAACCGGACAAGCTTGCCCGAATTTTTATCAACCCATGCGTTCACTTCGACATTGCCGATTTGAGAGAAAAGCTCTTCGGTACTCTTTTGATTTTCCTCATTCTCCTGACCGGTAAGGCCACCTGTCATACGCATCGCCTGCATGACAAAACGCTTGAAGGAATCTTCATCGAATGACCCCTTGATGCGATATCGATCAGTACCATTTTCCTGTTCGCGCACAATTTCGTCACTCCAGACAACAAGCCGCGTCTCTTCCCATAGTTTTTCGATATCTTTGGTTTGTTTCTCGGTTATCAAGTCTTGCCGTTCATTGAAATCAAGGTGATATCCGACAAACGACGGCTCAAGCTCGGAGAGTTCTTTGACATAATTATTAAAATCAGTTTCAAAGGTATCAAAATTGATCGAGACCCATCTACCGGTGATATCGGCAGAGGTAAATCGCGGGATAGATGGATCAACCGTAGCAGAATCAAAATAAGGTAATTTGGTTATCTGAAAATAATAGGTATCGTCGACGAGTTTTGATTCAAACTCTGTATTGGAGCTTGGAAAACCGGGCGTGATAAAATCTTTGGTACCGAGGGTAAAGGTTGTCTCACTTTTTGGTTTTTCTAAATCATGCATATCAACCGCCCCCTTGGCACGCATAGTAAAAGAGTAGTTCATATCAATATCAGAGACAGTATCCCCTGCTGTCATAGCGCCCAACGCAAAGCCCGCGAGCGGAGGTATGAAAGGGCGCACCGCTCTGCCAAGCGTCGCCTCGGATTCTCGTATTTTCATTTTCAATTCAGCATCATAGGTATATGATTTCATGCCCTGCGCCTCAAGAAGGGCACTCTTAACGATCGCTTGGGGTTTTAAGGCGGTCTGATAGTACCAAAAACCCGCGGCCGCACCTGATGCGGAAAGGAAAAAGATCGTGACAAGAACACCAGCGAGTACACGGTGGCTGCGAGTGCGCGGCGGTACACCGATAGATTCTAAGACGGGCGAATGAGCGACCGATGAGCTAACGCGAGCTGACGCAAGTCCGCCCTCAATAAGATTCGATACGACTTCCTCTTGCATTGGTTTGAAGCGGGGCGGAAGAGTGGACTCTGGCTTTATTTCAGGTTGAGGCGTGACAATCTTTGGTTGTTCTATCTTAGCTGTTTCTGCACGAGGTAGTGGCTTGATAAGCTGTGACTCGGATACACCCATGATGAGTGGTTCGGGCGTTGGCTTTTTTAGTTCAGAAATTTTTGTATCAAGCGATATCGTCTTTGCGACATCAGGAGTACCCATACGGGGCAGCTCTTTGAGATGCGTAGGTTCGGCAAGTTCGTTGCCTGGCGTAATGGTTATTTTTTGTACCTGGGTGATGCGTGGCGCTGTAATCGTACCGGTGGGAACGCCGAGGGAAACTGGCTGGGCAAAACTTGATTTGGTAAAATCGATTGGTTTTGGTTGTCCCGCAACTGTCTGTGTATTTTTTTCTTCCCATTGTGGTTGGGCGCGAGACGCAGATTGCGCGGGTGGCGGCTCTACTGCTGGCTTTTGATCGGTCGCGCGCGACTCAATAAACGCAAGATCAATCTCGCTCGCGGGCCAACCGGACTTTTCAAGCTCTCTTCGTAATACGGCATCAGAAAAACCTGAGACTCGTGTTTTTTTAATGTAATCAATGGCGATTTGACGCATCATTACCCATAGTATTGCAAAATGTTGCCAAATATGCTAGAGTGCCTATGTCCCTCGCAAAGGGATTTTTTGTTGCCCACAAGGCGATAAATACCTTTTATGGATATGACAATCCTTGCGGCCTTTATCGGGTCGTTCCTGGGGAAAGTTGGAGTGGTCTCTGTACCCCCTCCACCGCCTCCCCCTCCTGCTGTAGTAGTAGAACTACCACAAATCGAGAAAGAATATGACTGCGAGGTTACTGGGTACTCGTCTCGACCAGAAGAGACAGACGATACACCATTTATCGCGGCATCGGGGCACACCGTACACTGGGGCATGGTGGCATCAAACGCCTATCCCTTCGGTACACAGCTCCGCTTTCCGGATCTTTACGGAGACAAAGTCTTCGTAGTGAAGGATCGGATGAATTCGCGCTACACAAGCCGAATGGACATCTGGTTTCCGGAATATGAAAAGGCAAAGTCGTTTGGTTTAAAGAAGACCAAAGTCCAAGTGCTCCGTGAGCGCTGGTCGCCTGAAGTCTCGATGAAGTAGATTGAATCTACCGGGAAAGGAAAACACTAAAATTGAATACTGACCGGAAAGCCCCCGCAAGGGGGCTTTTGTGTTACTCTTCCTCTAATTTATCGCGTAATGCTTTCTCGAGGTTTTTGCGTTCTTGTTTGTTTTCTTTTAGAAACAGACGCGCGGCGTCATACCCATGCCCGAGCTTAAGATCACCGAAGGTATGTGAAGCACCATTCTTTTTGACCACGCCGAGCTTTACGCCGAGGTTGAGCAAATCTGCCTCATATGAGATGCCTTCATTGAACATGATATCAAACTCGCCTGCGCGAAAAGGAGCGGCAACTTTGTTTTTTACCACCTTAACCTTTACACGATTACCGATTGTTTCTTCAGCTTTTTTGATCTGCGCCATGCGCCGCACATCAATGCGTACCGATGAGTAAAATTTGAGTGCTTTGCCACCTGGCGTCGTCTCAGGGTTACCAAACATCATACCAATCTGCATGCGGATTTGGTTGATAAAGATAACAGTAGTATCAGTTTTAGAAACAATGGCCGTGAGCTTACGAAGCGCGTGCGACATCAGTCGCGCCTGCAAGCCTATATGTTGCTGACCCATATCGCCCTCTATCTCCGCTCTAGGTGTGAGTGCTGCGACAGAATCAATGACAATAACGCTCATACCGCCCGAACGCACTAGACTTTCGACAATATCAAGCGCCTGTTCACCGGTGTCAGGTTGCGAGATAAGAAGCTCGTTGAGATTGACGCCGATCTTCTTTGCGTAATCAGGATCAAGCGCATGCTCAGCATCAATAAACGCTGCAACGCCTCCTTGCTTTTGAGATTCACGGATAATATGCAAACAGAGTGTTGTCTTGCCTGATGATTCAGGACCAAAAATTTCAATGACACGCCCTCGTGGTACACCTCCTACGCCAAGCGCCCAATCGAGAGAAAATGAGCCGGTAGGGATTGCCTTAATAGCAACTTTGGTGACATCGCCGAGTCGCATGAGCGATCCTTCGCCAAATTTTGACTGTATCGCCTTAACTGCCATATCTACTACGCCAGATCGTGAGTCTCCTTCGGGTTTTGCTTGTTTTTTTACCATACCCACATACTACTCGACGACTATATGACGCACAACCTTGGCCTCGCGACCAATACGATTTTTAACACGGATGTCAAGGATATGAATCCCTTTCTGTACTGGCAATTCGAGCCGAAAATCGCCGACATCATCACTAAAAACTTCATACCCATTTACCTCAATGCGTGATTTTGGATCAGTCTCGCCCGCTATCGCCACCGAATCTGCGCGTACCAAAGCGCCATCAGCGGGTTCTAAAACATATAAATCTGGCACTGAAAAAAATGTTGACGAGTGAAAAAGAATATATCCGACACCTAAAATGCCTATAAAAAAAGCGATCATGACTGCCGCGCTCTTGTGGCGTAAAGGATAGCGTGATACTCCATCCCGAAAAAGATAATCGGGCTGACGAATATTAAGAGACATAGCGCCCATCCTCAGTATTTCTGCTAGCCAAAATCTCGCGCGCCTTGGCGCCATCACCCGGCCCTACGACACCGCGCTTTTCGAGTAAATCAATGATGCGCGCGGCGCGTGCGTAACCAACACGCAAGTGGCGTTGTAAGAGCGTCGTCGATGCTTTGCCGGTATCCATGACTACCGCGTATGCTTCTTCGTAGAGTGGATCATCTTCGTCGTCACCATCGCCGCTGCGACCGTTTGCCTGTGCTTTTGCATTAAGGATTTCTTCATTGTACGCGGGCTCGTTTTCTTGAGTATGGATAAATGCCGTCACTTTCTTTACCTCACCATCAGAGACAAACGCTCCTTGTACGCGCTTTGGCTTGCCCGCGTCCCCTGACAGAAAGAGCATGTCGCCATTACCCAAAAGTTTTTCAGCACCCGCCATATCGATAATCGTACGCGAGTCGATCTGTGAGGCGACCTGAAACGCCATACGGCTTGTGATGTTTGCCTTGATGAGTCCTGTGATAACCTCGACCGATGGACGCTGGGTGGCGATGATCAAATGAATGCCAACCGCGCGTGCCATCTGCGCGATACGCACGATTGACGCCTCAACTTCCCTACCAAATGACGCCATCAAATCCGCAAGCTCATCGATAACAATGACGATATAGGGCATGAACTCATGCGAGCCCGTTGAGTTATATGAAACAATATCGCGAGCCTTTGCCATCTGTAGGATTTTATAGCGCTCCTCCATCTCGCGTACTGCCCAGCGAAGCGCGGATATTGATTCTTTTGATTCGGTAATAACAGGCGTAAGGAGATGCGGCAAATCTTGATAGTGCGCGAGCTCTACGCGCTTTGGGTCAATCATCAAAAGACGAAGCGAGAGTGGGGTATTTTTATATAAAAGACTCATGAGCACCGAATGGATGGCAACTGACTTACCGGATCCCGTGGATCCCGCGATAAGCATGTGTGGCATCTTTGCTAAGTCCGCATAGGTCGCCTCGCCTGCTACATTTTTACCGAGCGAAAAGGTCAGCGGACCACCACGCTGATATTCTTCTCTTTCAAGAAGACTTCGCAAACCTACCAATGAGATCGTACGGTTCGGAATCTCAATACCGACAAATGATTTACCCGGTATCGGCGCCTCGATGCGAATGGGATGTGCGGCAAGCGCGAGTGCGAGATCGTTTTGAAGTCCTATGATGCGGGCAAGTTTCATGCCCTGCGCAGGCTTGAGCGTGTACTGTGTGACTGATGGGCCAACACTCACCTCACCCATCTCAACGGGAATACCAAAATCTTGGAGTGTACGCGCGATGATATTGCTATTTGCCTTAATGTCACCTGGTGATGGCTTGCCACGATCATTATCTAAAAGATTGAGTGGTGGCAATACATAATCAGCCGCCTTGCGCTTGAGCTCTTTCATAATCTCGGGGGAGACATTTTTACGATCATCTTTTTTTACCTCGCGGACCGGCTCAGATGCAGCCATTATCGGCTCGTCATCAGTAAATGAGGGCGTGGCAAGGATGGGGGCAATCATCTTGATCGGCGCGTTTTCTTCATCTTCCTCATTTCCTTGCAACATTCTTGGCATACGCCTAAGTGACGCGTTGAATGTGATGAGCATAGATATCAGAATGAGCGAGACAAAAATAACACCGCTCGCAAATGAATCAAAAAAATAAAGCATGGGTTTGGCCGCATACGCGCCTATCAGACCCCCCGTGCGCTCACCAAATCCAATGTCAGCCAAAGCCAAGCTTGATACCAAAAAGAGACCTGCGCCGATAAGCGGCAAGCTGACAAATTTTTGCTTGAGTGAGAATAAAAGCGCTGCCGCTATGAGTGAAAGTGCTACCGGCAATAAAAAATATCCGCGACCAAGCAAGAGCGAAAAGAGCGCATAGGCCCATTCACCTACACGCCCTGCCACCCCAATCCACGCCATAATCGAGAGAACGGCGGCAACTAAGGCAACGATCGCAACAATGCTATCTCGTGTCTCGGGAGCTAGGAGCGGCTCACGGTCTTTCTTGGAGTTTTCTTTACGGGGTTTTTTCTTTGCCACCACTCTAGTATAGAGGTTTTTTGCCGTGTGGCAACGAAAAACTTACTAGAACTCTTCTTTCTGTTTGAAACCGGTACCTGCTGGAATGAGGCGGCCGATGATGACGTTTTCTTTCAGACCCAAGAGCTTGTCTTCGCGGCCTTCGAGAGCTGCGCGAATGAGTACACGACTGGTTTCCATAAATGATGCCGCTGACAAGAAGCTTGTGGTCGTAAGTGCTACACGCGTGATACCCATGAGGAGCGTCGTGCCTTCTGCTTCTTCGCCACCATCTCGACGCGCTTTTGCATTTTCTTCTTCGAGAAGTGTACGCTCGATGATCTCGCCAATCGCAAGATTAGTAGATCCTGAGGCTTTGACTTTCACGCGGCTGAACATTTGGCGTATGACAACCTCGATATGCTTGCCGTTGATGGTCGCGCCCTGCAGTGCGTAGACACGACTTACTTCGTTGAGGATATAGTGTTGTATGCGCTCTTTGCCTGCGATCTCGTAGAGTTCCTGCATATCGGCCGGACCGTCGCAGAGGTTATCACCGGGTTTTACCTCAAAACCCTTTTTGACAGTGAGAATACGGCCAAATGGTACGGTATAGGTCTCGACTGATTCTTTTCCTTTTTTATCATGACCAGCAACTGTGATAATTTTCTCGCGGTTTTCCTCGACGATATCCATCACGGTTCCTTCAATAGTTGAGAGTATCGCCTTGTGTTTTGGTATACGCGATTCAAAAACTTCTTCTACACGAGGAAGACCCAGCGTAATGTCACCTGACGCGCCGGCCACACCACCGAGGTGGAAGGTACGCATAGTCAGCTGGGTACCCGGCTCACCGATAGCTTGGGCCGCCACAATACCGACTGCCTCGCCCATACGCACGGGGGTATTTAAACCAAGATCATAGCCGTAGCAAGTCTGGCACATGCCGCGCAATATGCTGCAGGTAATTGGAGAGCGAAATGTGGCTGATGGTACATCAAGACCTTCGATCATTTCTGCCTCTTCAACCGTGATAAGATGTCCTTTCTTGAAAAGTGCTTTTTTGGTTTCAGGATGTTTAATATCAACCGTGAGTGTGCGGCCGAAAATGCGCTGGGCAAACGATGCGCCAATTTCTTTGAGGTCTTCTTTGATAACCGTAATACCCTCTTCGGTGCCACAATCCGATTCGGCAATAATAATATCTTGCGATACATCGACGAGACGACGCGTAAGATATCCTGCGACCGCAGTCTTAAGCGCGGTATCGGCGGTACCCTTACGCGCACCGTGAGTAGAGATAAAGTATTCGAGAGCAGAGAATCCTTCTTTATAGTTTGAGAGTACGGGGAGCTCGATGATGCGCCCTGATGGGTTTCGCAAAAGGCCCTTCATACCGGCCATCTGACTGACTGAGTCCCACGAACCACGAGCGCCCGCGTCAACCATGGAGAACACCGAGCCGTTGGGCTCAACCGCCTGTGGAATAAATTGCGAAACCTCGTGCTTCACACGCGACCATACTTCAATAACCTTTTTGTAGCGTTCTTCTTCGGTCAGAAGACCATTAGCATATTGTTCAGCGATCACTTCAACTTCTTTGTTTGCAGCCTTAACAATCGCGTCCTTCTCGGGAGGTACTCGCAAATCGTCCATACCCCAACTCATGCCGGATTTGGTGATCGATGAAAAACCAATGTCTTTGATTTTATCGAGAATAGGTGGGAGAGCGGCCTGACCATATTTACGGAGCAATTTACCAATTAATTTACCAAGTTGTTTTTTGCCAAGCTTTTCGTTGATAAAACCGAAGTCGTTCGGGATTGCGATATTGAAGATCATGCGCCCAACTGAAGTTTCCAAGTATTGTGCTGCTCCTGCCTCCATATGAGAGAACACGCGCACCTTGGCACGAAGATCAATATCGTCCATATCATGGGCAAGAATTGCTTCGTTCTTTGATGCGAACAATTTGCCCTCGCCCTTCGCACCGTCTTTAATACTCGTCAGCCAATAGCAACCAAGCACCATATCTTGCGTAGGAATAGCGATAGCGTCACCTGAGCCCGGTTTGAGTAAGTTGCGTGATGCGGAAATAATCTCACGAGCTTCGCGTTGTGCGTCTTCGGTGAGTGGTACATGCACTGCCATCTGGTCACCGTCGAAGTCAGCGTTGAATGCTGCGCATACCAGTGGGTGAAGCTGAATAGCATTACCTTCGAGGAGTAACGGCTGAAATGCCTGGATACCGAGACGGTGCAAGGTCGGTGCACGGTTGAGGAGCACATACTTGCCATCAATGACTTCTTCCAAGATCGCCCAGATTTCTGGCGTCGCCTCATCAATCAAACGAGATGCGCCGCGAATATTGTGCGCGAGCTCGCGCTCGATAATTTTGTTGATGACAAACGGTTTAAAAAGCTCGAGTGCCATGTGCTTTGGAAGACCGCACTGGTGAAGTTTGAGTTGTGGACCTACCACGATCACTGAACGAGCCGAGTAGTCGACGCGCTTACCCAAAAGGTTCTGACGAAAACGACCCTGCTTGCCCTTGAGCATGTCAGCGAGCGAGCGAAGTGGACGACGCTGAGCTTGGGATGCGACGGGAGTAACGCCTCGTTTGATCGAGTTATCGATAAGCGCGTCGACGGCTTCTTGCAACATGCGCTTTTCGTTGCGTGTGATAACTTCGGGAGCTTTAAGTTCAAAAAGGCGCTTGAGGCGATTGTTACGGTTGATCACGCGACGATACAAATCATTTGCATCAGAGCTCGCATGTCTACCGCCATCGAGAGGCACCATCGGGCGCAAGTCAGGAGGGATAACTGGAAGAGTGGT includes the following:
- a CDS encoding D-alanine--D-alanine ligase, whose protein sequence is MKRIGVLLGGPSVEHDVSVLSGLNVIRALEGAYEAVPIFITRTGEWLFGGQRQWLSPIEALLRVDGVFNALHGEYGEDGHVQHILERAHIPYTGACGLASAIAMNKAMAHDILAKAGLRIPKSMVMSKDSLDPRAVLAFGAPPWIVKPRSRGSSVGVSKVQTRDGLPEAFAKALAVDTHLIVQEFIPGREITCGVLENFGGKAHAALAPIEIIPPADAPFFNYQVKYNGKTQEICPAEFYGAMLKKIQETALVAHHALGLRHYSRTDMIIKTPEYTRRAPELYVLEVNTLPGLTTESLFPRAARHAGLEFPGLVHHLVKLSGVV
- the rpoC gene encoding DNA-directed RNA polymerase subunit beta', whose amino-acid sequence is MNTMDKNERKGSNFESIVLKLASPQDILGWSHGEVTKPETINYRTQRPERDGLFCEKIFGPTKDYECYCGKYRRIRYKGIVCDKCGVEVTKAQVRRERMAHIELAAPVAHIWFVRSVPSRIGLLLNLSVVDLERIIYFAGYIITTVNETAREEVLRDIDREFKLKSKNAPNKDALKQATDRAKAELKNLGEHLVLSEIDYHRLSLKYASVFSAGTGAETLRQICEKIDFGEWVAELELELVSASPLAKKKLLARLRMIKSMERARIRPEWMFLTTLPVIPPDLRPMVPLDGGRHASSDANDLYRRVINRNNRLKRLFELKAPEVITRNEKRMLQEAVDALIDNSIKRGVTPVASQAQRRPLRSLADMLKGKQGRFRQNLLGKRVDYSARSVIVVGPQLKLHQCGLPKHMALELFKPFVINKIIERELAHNIRGASRLIDEATPEIWAILEEVIDGKYVLLNRAPTLHRLGIQAFQPLLLEGNAIQLHPLVCAAFNADFDGDQMAVHVPLTEDAQREAREIISASRNLLKPGSGDAIAIPTQDMVLGCYWLTSIKDGAKGEGKLFASKNEAILAHDMDDIDLRAKVRVFSHMEAGAAQYLETSVGRMIFNIAIPNDFGFINEKLGKKQLGKLIGKLLRKYGQAALPPILDKIKDIGFSSITKSGMSWGMDDLRVPPEKDAIVKAANKEVEVIAEQYANGLLTEEERYKKVIEVWSRVKHEVSQFIPQAVEPNGSVFSMVDAGARGSWDSVSQMAGMKGLLRNPSGRIIELPVLSNYKEGFSALEYFISTHGARKGTADTALKTAVAGYLTRRLVDVSQDIIIAESDCGTEEGITVIKEDLKEIGASFAQRIFGRTLTVDIKHPETKKALFKKGHLITVEEAEMIEGLDVPSATFRSPITCSILRGMCQTCYGYDLGLNTPVRMGEAVGIVAAQAIGEPGTQLTMRTFHLGGVAGASGDITLGLPRVEEVFESRIPKHKAILSTIEGTVMDIVEENREKIITVAGHDKKGKESVETYTVPFGRILTVKKGFEVKPGDNLCDGPADMQELYEIAGKERIQHYILNEVSRVYALQGATINGKHIEVVIRQMFSRVKVKASGSTNLAIGEIIERTLLEEENAKARRDGGEEAEGTTLLMGITRVALTTTSFLSAASFMETSRVLIRAALEGREDKLLGLKENVIIGRLIPAGTGFKQKEEF
- the recA gene encoding recombinase RecA; amino-acid sequence: MVKKQAKPEGDSRSGVVDMAVKAIQSKFGEGSLMRLGDVTKVAIKAIPTGSFSLDWALGVGGVPRGRVIEIFGPESSGKTTLCLHIIRESQKQGGVAAFIDAEHALDPDYAKKIGVNLNELLISQPDTGEQALDIVESLVRSGGMSVIVIDSVAALTPRAEIEGDMGQQHIGLQARLMSHALRKLTAIVSKTDTTVIFINQIRMQIGMMFGNPETTPGGKALKFYSSVRIDVRRMAQIKKAEETIGNRVKVKVVKNKVAAPFRAGEFDIMFNEGISYEADLLNLGVKLGVVKKNGASHTFGDLKLGHGYDAARLFLKENKQERKNLEKALRDKLEEE
- a CDS encoding DUF2157 domain-containing protein — encoded protein: MNELSQKVESWVERGVISLRTARRILQAEGINAEEALQARAGNRVVTVIAILGAVLIGLGALLFFASNWQEIPVVGKIAIILASTAFAYGVGYWLKYIKDYAKIGQAVILIGGILYGTGLFLVAQLFHTNANPATLFLMWAGGLLPLVLLLADEWLMVLSTVVFAIWSLSRSFFDVGFFNNTQPIPNYLFILLLAVIVLPVIVYFRFRVAYVFALLAFLGWFGVANAAWHWNIENLNEAVVVQVMLNYFFLGIVLMLAGRLMRALPNGEDFSFTTRFLGGAAFAVPTYILSWNTMLFLWDKPFALTGVALYVFWGLVVLTGVLLAAFFMMHGTPEERRLTLREGGLLAVFAVFGLVFALFPIDAGQSARQALMGGFGYGDTYFHPYVLPWNAVLLAFNIMLIILGYFERRRLFVNLGLLFFLVHVISRYIDFFALEIPTSLAFIAGGLLLLVLAVALERFRRSLITKMNSSPAL
- a CDS encoding DNA translocase FtsK produces the protein MAKKKPRKENSKKDREPLLAPETRDSIVAIVALVAAVLSIMAWIGVAGRVGEWAYALFSLLLGRGYFLLPVALSLIAAALLFSLKQKFVSLPLIGAGLFLVSSLALADIGFGERTGGLIGAYAAKPMLYFFDSFASGVIFVSLILISMLITFNASLRRMPRMLQGNEEDEENAPIKMIAPILATPSFTDDEPIMAASEPVREVKKDDRKNVSPEIMKELKRKAADYVLPPLNLLDNDRGKPSPGDIKANSNIIARTLQDFGIPVEMGEVSVGPSVTQYTLKPAQGMKLARIIGLQNDLALALAAHPIRIEAPIPGKSFVGIEIPNRTISLVGLRSLLEREEYQRGGPLTFSLGKNVAGEATYADLAKMPHMLIAGSTGSGKSVAIHSVLMSLLYKNTPLSLRLLMIDPKRVELAHYQDLPHLLTPVITESKESISALRWAVREMEERYKILQMAKARDIVSYNSTGSHEFMPYIVIVIDELADLMASFGREVEASIVRIAQMARAVGIHLIIATQRPSVEVITGLIKANITSRMAFQVASQIDSRTIIDMAGAEKLLGNGDMLFLSGDAGKPKRVQGAFVSDGEVKKVTAFIHTQENEPAYNEEILNAKAQANGRSGDGDDEDDPLYEEAYAVVMDTGKASTTLLQRHLRVGYARAARIIDLLEKRGVVGPGDGAKAREILASRNTEDGRYVS